The Thermotoga maritima MSB8 region TTGTTCCGCAGGATTTTCTCATGAGAGCCAACTCCATCATGGGTATGGTGAGGATCTTTCCTCAGATTCTGGGTCCTGCACTGGGAGGAGTGATCTACGGATTTTACGGTATAGCGATCGTGTTTCTTGTGAATGGAGTGTCTTTTGTCCTCTCTGCCATCAGTGAGATCTTCATCGTTTACAGCCGAAAGGTGGAGAAAAAGCCAGCAAAATTCTCTCAGATCCTTGAAGATCTCAAAGAAGGATTTCTCTTCATCTGGAACCACGAGCTCATACGAACCATTCTGATCTTCGCACTTTTTCTGAATCTGCTCATCTCTCCGCTGTTCATGGTGGTGTATCCTTACACGATCAGGGAAGTGATGAAATTTTCGGCTCAGGAATTTGGTTTCCTGGAGACCTCCTTCACTTTAGGGGCACTCCTTGGGAACTTTTTGATTGCATCGTACCTGTCGAAGAAGAACATGTGGAAGGCCATGAAGATCTCTATCTTTCTTTTTGAGCTTCCCATCGTCTTCCTTGGCTTTCTCGTTATGCCTGATTTTTCCTTGAACAGACTGGTCCTCTTCTCGTTGTTTTTCATCACTTTCCTGATAATGGGTTTTTTGAATCCCATCATCAACGTTCCGCTGGACACGGCGTTTCAAAAGATGACACCTTCTCACATCAGAGCGAGGGCCTTTTCTTTCCTCATTCTCGTGGCAAACGGAGTCACTCCGCTCGGATCGGTTCTCTACGGATACCTCGTTGATAGAGTGCCGGTCCATTTTCTCTACTACGTTGTCGGGGCACTTTCTTTTCTGGTCGCTGTACTGCTTCTGGTAGCTTTGAGGGGAAAAGAGCTTCCCACTTGATTTTTCCAGCGTTGTTTGTTAGAATAGTAACCAAACAGGGGTGAAAGGTTATGCGACGTGGAAGAATAATATGTCTCAAATCGGTTGAACACAATTATTATTACTTTTGGTTTAACAGGGGCACCTGTCCGTGAGTGCGACCGCTCCGGGCAGGTGCCTCTTTCGGTATCTGCCCGGAGCGATAGAAAACACTGAAGGGCTCCGGGCAGCGGAGCCCTTTTTTTATTACCAGAATCCCGTAGGAGGTGGTAGGTCTATGATAGTCGTTTTGAAACCCGGTTCCACAGAAGAAGATATAAGGAAGGTGGTGAAGTTGGCCGAGAGTTACAACTTGAAGTGTCACATTTCCAAAGGTCAGGAAAGAACGGTTATTGGGATCATCGGGGACGACAGGTACGTGGTGGCGGACAAGTTCGAGTCGCTGGATTGCGTGGAAAGCGTTGTGAGGGTGCTCAAACCTTACAAACTCGTTTCTCGTGAGTTCCATCCGGAGGACACGGTGATCGACCTCGGAGATGTGAAGATAGGAAACGGCTACTTCACCATCATAGCGGGACCGTGCTCAGTTGAAGGCAGGGAAATGCTCATGGAAACCGCACACTTTTTAAGCGAACTCGGTGTTAAAGTTTTGAGGGGAGGGGCCTACAAGCCTCGAACATCTCCTTACTCTTTCCAAGGACTCGGAGAAAAGGGGCTGGAATACCTGAGAGAGGCTGCCGACAAGTACGGTATGTACGTGGTGACGGAGGCTCTCGGAGAAGACGATCTTCCAAAAGTGGCCGAGTACGCTGATATCATTCAGATAGGAGCGAGAAACGCTCAGAACTTCAGATTGCTCTCTAAAGCGGGAAGCTACAACAAACCCGTTCTTCTGAAAAGGGGTTTCATGAACACCATCGAAGAGTTCCTTCTCTCCGCTGAATACATTGCAAACTCTGGAAACACGAAGATCATACTGTGTGAAAGGGGAATCAGAACGTTCGAAAAGGCCACGAGGAACACACTCGATATATCCGCTGTTCCTATAATCAGAAAGGAATCCCATCTTCCCATTCTGGTGGATCCGAGCCACTCTGGGGGAAGAAGAGACCTCGTTATTCCACTCTCCCGGGCCGCTATAGCGGTTGGAGCTCATGGAATCATTGTGGAGGTTCATCCGGAGCCGGAGAAGGCACTTTCGGATGGAAAACAGAGTCTTGACTTCGAGCTCTTCAAGGAACTGGTTCAGGAAATGAAGAAACTCGCTGATGCCCTGGGGGTGAAGGTGAATTGAAAATTTCTGTGCTCGGAGCGGGATGCATCGGTGGATCGATCGCACTTAAATTGAAAGAAAAGCATCATGTCACAGCCTTCGACAGAGATGAAGAAACGATGAAAGCATTGGAAGAAAACGGAATAGAAACTGTTTCAAAGGAAAGCGATCTCTACGATACAGACCTTCTCGTTCTTGCGCTTCCCATGAGCGTCGAGGAGAGATTCCTGAAAGAAACGGACTTTTCAGGGAAGATTCTCGATGTGGCGAGCGTGAAGACACCTTTCATGGAAATAGCCAGAGAGAGGGGATTGAACTTCACAGGAGGACATCCCATGGCCGGAAACGAACGAAAGGGAAAATCAGGTTGGGATCGAGAAATGTTCGACGGAAAGATCTTCTTTCTCTGCTCTCTCGACGGAAAAGAGGATGGGATGATTGAAAACATCGTGAAAGATCTTGGTGCCAGACCTTTGTGGATAGACTACAGGATCCACGACGAGATCGTCGCTGCGGTGAGCCACGTTCAGTACTTGATCTCACTGAGCGCACGGTACGTAGGGAAACCCTTTGAAGAATACGCGGGACCTGGTTATCTTTCCAACACGAGACTTTCGAAACAGAACATGGAGATGGCGCTGGATATGATCAGATATAATAAAGAAAACATCCTCAAATACCTGGAGAACGCAAGAAACTTTCTGAATGTTTTATATCATCTCACAGAGAAAGAGGATTTCGAAAACCTGAAAAAAGTGATAAGGGAAGTGATATCTTGAAGGTACTTCCGGCGAAGAAGGTTGAAGGAGTGCTGAGCGTTCCTCCGGACAAATCCATAACTCACAGGGCTCTCATTCTGTCCGCTTTGGCGGAAACGGAAAGCACCCTGTACAACCTCTTGAGGTGTCTCGACACAGAGAGAACCCACGATATTCTCGAAAAACTCGGTACACGTTTTGAAGGCGATTGGGAAAAGATGAAGGTCTTTCCGAAGCCCTTCGCTGAGCCAATAGAACCTCTCTTCTGTGGAAACTCCGGAACAACCACGAGGTTGATGAGTGGAGTTCTTGCTTCATACGAGATGTTCACAGTGCTTTATGGGGATCCTTCTCTCTCCAGAAGGCCGATGAGAAGAGTGATCGAACCTCTGGAGATGATGGGAGCGCGTTTCATGGCGAGGCAGAACAACTACCTTCCCATGGCCATCAAAGGAAATCACCTTTCCGGTATCAGTTACAAAACACCGGTGGCGAGCGCTCAAGTGAAGAGCGCTGTTCTTCTGGCGGGGCTCAGAGCCAGCGGACGAACAATCGTTATCGAACCAGCAAAAAGCAGAGATCACACGGAAAGGATGCTCAAAAACCTCGGTGTTCCCGTCGAGGTGGAGGGAACACGTGTGGTTCTGGAGCCTGCTACCTTCAGGGGTTTCACGATGAAAGTCCCTGGTGATATCTCGTCGGCTGCTTTCTTCGTGGTTCTCGGCGCCATTCATCCCAACGCTCGAATCACAGTAACGGACGTTGGCCTGAATCCCACCCGAACGGGACTCCTCGAAGTTATGAAACTCATGGGAGCCAACCTGGAGTGGGAGATCACGGAAGAAAATCTTGAACCGATAGGAACTGTGAGGGTTGAGACATCTCCAAACCTGAAAGGTGTGGTTGTTCCCGAACACCTCGTACCTCTCATGATAGATGAACTGCCTCTTGTGGCGCTTCTCGGTGTTTTTGCGGAAGGAGAAACGGTTGTGAGAAACGCGGAGGAGTTGAGAAAGAAGGAATCCGACAGGATAAGGGTTCTGGTGGAAAACTTCAAACGGCTCGGTGTCGAAATAGAAGAGTTCAAAGATGGTTTCAAGATCGTTGGAAAGCAGAGCATAAAAGGTGGATCGGTGGATCCAGAAGGCGACCACAGAATGGCTATGCTCTTTTCCATAGCAGGGCTCGTGAGTGAAGAGGGGGTTGATGTGAAAGATCACGAATGCGTGGCGGTGTCTTTCCCGAACTTTTACGAACTGCTGGAGAGAGTGGTGATATCATGAAATTCTGCATCATAGGGTATCCGGTGAGACACAGCATATCACCAAGGCTTTACAACGAGTATTTCAAAAGGGCGGGAATGAACCACTCGTACGGTATGGAAGAGATACCACCTGAATCTTTCGACACGGAGATAAGAAGGATTCTCGAAGAATACGATGGTTTCAACGCGACAATTCCTCACAAAGAAAGAGTGATGCGGTACGTCGAACCATCTGAAGATGCGCAGAGAATAAAAGCCGTGAACTGTGTCTTTCGGGGAAAGGGATACAACACCGACTGGGTTGGCGTTGTGAAATCGCTCGAGGGTGTAGAGGTGAAGGAGCCCGTTGTCGTTGTGGGAGCGGGCGGAGCCGCACGTGCCGTGATCTACGCTCTCCTCCAGATGGGCGTGAAAGACATCTGGGTGGTGAACAGAACGATCGAAAGGGCGAAGGCTCTCGATTTTCCTGTGAAAATTTTCTCTCTCGATCAGCTCGACGAGGTTGTGAAAAAGGCGAAGAGTCTCTTCAACACCACTTCGGTTGGTATGAAGGGAGAGGAACTTCCCGTTTCTGACGATTCACTGAAAAACCTGAGCCTTGTTTACGATGTGATCTACTTCGACACACCACTTGTTGTGAAAGCAAGAAAACTTGGTGTGAAACACATCATAAAGGGAAACCTCATGTTTTACTACCAGGCAATGGAGAATCTGAAGATATGGGGAATATACGACGAGGAGGTTTTCAAAGAAGTGTTCGGGGAGGTTCTGAAATGAAACTCACGATAGCGGGGGATTCCCATGGAAAATACATGGTTGCAATCCTGGAAGGTTTGCCTTCGGGGATAAGGGTGGATGAGGAACTCATAAGGAGGGATCTTTTCAGAAGGAGAAACTGTTACGGCAGAGGAAAGAGAATGAAGATGGAAGAGGACGCGTTCGAGATCGTTTCGGGGTTGTGGAAGGGCATCACAACGGGTGCACCGGTGACGATCCTCATTCCCAACAGGGCGGGAAACCCTGTGAAAGATGTTCGGAGTGTTCCAAGACCCGGTCACATCGATTACGCTGCGTGGGTGAAGTACAAACTTCCCGATCTGAACATCTACGTGGAGCGGTCCAGTGCAAGATGGACGGTGGCGCTCACGGCGGCAGGCTCCCTCTTGAAAAGCCTCCTCAAAGAGTTCGGTATCGAGGTACTGGGATTTGTCACAAGACTTGGAAATGTCGAGGCAAGGGACATTCCAGGTGATTTCGAAGAGTTGAAGAGAAGAAGGGATGAATCCGTGGTGTTCTGCCCAGATCCTGAGGCAACGAAAGAGATGGTCGCCGAGATCGACAGGGCGAAAGAAGAGGGAAACACCCTCGGCGGCAAGGTGAAGGTCATTGCAAGAGGTGTCCCGGCAGGCATCGGGAGCTACTCCGATCTTTTCAAAAAGCTCGACTCGAAGATAGGTTCTCTCTTTTTTGCCATTCCCGCTGTGAAGGGAGTGGTGATTGGAAGTGAAGAAATGTGGTACGGCTTCGACTATCTGGATGAATTCGAACTGGAAGACGGCAAGATAAAGAGAAAAACGAACAATCTGGGAGGAATAGAAGGGGGCATCACCAACGGAGAAGACGTGTGGGTGAACGTCTCTGTGAAGCCTATTCCCACCACGGGAAAGCCGTTGAAATCCGTTGATCTGAGAACGATGGAACCAGCGAAGACACCGTACGTGAGATCTGACGTGACGGCCGTTCCTCCTGCTTCTGTCGTGTGTGAAGCCGCGCTCGCTGTGGTGATCTCGGACGCTTTGCTCGAACATCTGGGCGATGGAAACATCGACGACCTGAAAAGGAGGTTCGAGAATGAGAATCTTCCTCGTTGGAATGATGGGTTCTGGAAAGAGCACTATCGGTAAAAGGATTTCCGAGGTGCTCGACCTTCAGTTCATAGATATGGATGAAGAGATAGAAAGAAGAGAGGGAAGAAGCGTTCGAAGGATTTTCGAAGAAGACGGTGAGGAGTACTTCCGCCTGAAAGAAAAAGAACTTCTTAAAGAACTTGTGGAAAGAGACAACGTGGTTGTGGCAACGGGTGGAGGTGTTGTGGTCGATCCAGAGAACAGAGAGCTT contains the following coding sequences:
- the aroA gene encoding 3-phosphoshikimate 1-carboxyvinyltransferase, which produces MKVLPAKKVEGVLSVPPDKSITHRALILSALAETESTLYNLLRCLDTERTHDILEKLGTRFEGDWEKMKVFPKPFAEPIEPLFCGNSGTTTRLMSGVLASYEMFTVLYGDPSLSRRPMRRVIEPLEMMGARFMARQNNYLPMAIKGNHLSGISYKTPVASAQVKSAVLLAGLRASGRTIVIEPAKSRDHTERMLKNLGVPVEVEGTRVVLEPATFRGFTMKVPGDISSAAFFVVLGAIHPNARITVTDVGLNPTRTGLLEVMKLMGANLEWEITEENLEPIGTVRVETSPNLKGVVVPEHLVPLMIDELPLVALLGVFAEGETVVRNAEELRKKESDRIRVLVENFKRLGVEIEEFKDGFKIVGKQSIKGGSVDPEGDHRMAMLFSIAGLVSEEGVDVKDHECVAVSFPNFYELLERVVIS
- the aroF gene encoding 3-deoxy-7-phosphoheptulonate synthase gives rise to the protein MIVVLKPGSTEEDIRKVVKLAESYNLKCHISKGQERTVIGIIGDDRYVVADKFESLDCVESVVRVLKPYKLVSREFHPEDTVIDLGDVKIGNGYFTIIAGPCSVEGREMLMETAHFLSELGVKVLRGGAYKPRTSPYSFQGLGEKGLEYLREAADKYGMYVVTEALGEDDLPKVAEYADIIQIGARNAQNFRLLSKAGSYNKPVLLKRGFMNTIEEFLLSAEYIANSGNTKIILCERGIRTFEKATRNTLDISAVPIIRKESHLPILVDPSHSGGRRDLVIPLSRAAIAVGAHGIIVEVHPEPEKALSDGKQSLDFELFKELVQEMKKLADALGVKVN
- a CDS encoding prephenate dehydrogenase codes for the protein MKISVLGAGCIGGSIALKLKEKHHVTAFDRDEETMKALEENGIETVSKESDLYDTDLLVLALPMSVEERFLKETDFSGKILDVASVKTPFMEIARERGLNFTGGHPMAGNERKGKSGWDREMFDGKIFFLCSLDGKEDGMIENIVKDLGARPLWIDYRIHDEIVAAVSHVQYLISLSARYVGKPFEEYAGPGYLSNTRLSKQNMEMALDMIRYNKENILKYLENARNFLNVLYHLTEKEDFENLKKVIREVIS
- a CDS encoding MFS transporter, with the translated sequence MNEILHWKRNFFLLALGRFVSILGSSVQAVAIPLFVLDLTHSGSAVALMTVAYMVPRILFTPIAGIVGDRGDRKFLMVSMDFLRGFLICFLALLAFRNSITLPVLYVSQIAMAIMDNLFDIPTGAMFPDIVPQDFLMRANSIMGMVRIFPQILGPALGGVIYGFYGIAIVFLVNGVSFVLSAISEIFIVYSRKVEKKPAKFSQILEDLKEGFLFIWNHELIRTILIFALFLNLLISPLFMVVYPYTIREVMKFSAQEFGFLETSFTLGALLGNFLIASYLSKKNMWKAMKISIFLFELPIVFLGFLVMPDFSLNRLVLFSLFFITFLIMGFLNPIINVPLDTAFQKMTPSHIRARAFSFLILVANGVTPLGSVLYGYLVDRVPVHFLYYVVGALSFLVAVLLLVALRGKELPT
- the aroE gene encoding shikimate 5-dehydrogenase, translating into MKFCIIGYPVRHSISPRLYNEYFKRAGMNHSYGMEEIPPESFDTEIRRILEEYDGFNATIPHKERVMRYVEPSEDAQRIKAVNCVFRGKGYNTDWVGVVKSLEGVEVKEPVVVVGAGGAARAVIYALLQMGVKDIWVVNRTIERAKALDFPVKIFSLDQLDEVVKKAKSLFNTTSVGMKGEELPVSDDSLKNLSLVYDVIYFDTPLVVKARKLGVKHIIKGNLMFYYQAMENLKIWGIYDEEVFKEVFGEVLK
- the aroC gene encoding chorismate synthase, which produces MKLTIAGDSHGKYMVAILEGLPSGIRVDEELIRRDLFRRRNCYGRGKRMKMEEDAFEIVSGLWKGITTGAPVTILIPNRAGNPVKDVRSVPRPGHIDYAAWVKYKLPDLNIYVERSSARWTVALTAAGSLLKSLLKEFGIEVLGFVTRLGNVEARDIPGDFEELKRRRDESVVFCPDPEATKEMVAEIDRAKEEGNTLGGKVKVIARGVPAGIGSYSDLFKKLDSKIGSLFFAIPAVKGVVIGSEEMWYGFDYLDEFELEDGKIKRKTNNLGGIEGGITNGEDVWVNVSVKPIPTTGKPLKSVDLRTMEPAKTPYVRSDVTAVPPASVVCEAALAVVISDALLEHLGDGNIDDLKRRFENENLPRWNDGFWKEHYR